Part of the Azoarcus sp. KH32C genome, ATGCTCCATTTCGGGCGTGCCGGGGCGCACCCAGGCACGTGCGAGGTGTTCGTCGCGCGCATAAGGCTCGAAGCCGTCCGGGTTGGTGCGGAACTTCACGTCGAGCGGCGGCAGCGCGGCCGGATCGGGAATCCGCCACGGCTCGGCGGCGTTGCCGATGCCGCCGTCGGACAGGAAGATCACCGGCGTCATGTATTTGACCGCGATGCGGAAGGCCTCGATGGCGCAGTCGAAGCAGTCGGCCGGCGAACGCGCCGCGATCACCGGGATCGGGCATTCGCCGTTGCGTCCATACACGGCCTGCAGCAGGTCGGATTGCTCGACTTTGGTCGGAAGGCCGGTGGACGGGCCGCCGCGCTGGACGTTGGTGATCACCAGCGGCAGTTCGAGCATCACCGCGAGCCCCATCGCCTCGGTCTTCAGCGCCATGCCGGGGCCGGACGTCGTCGTCAGCCCCAGCACGCCGCCATAGGCCGCGCCGATCGTCGAACAGATGCCGGCGATCTCGTCTTCGGCCTGGAAGGTCGTGACGTTGTAGTGCTTGAGGCCCGAGAGCTCGTGCAGGATGTCGGTCGCCGGCGTGATCGGGTAGGAGCCGAGGAAGAGCGGCACCTTCGCGAGTTCCGACGCGGCGACGAACCCCAGCGCCGCGGCGTGGTTGCCGGTGAGGCTGCGATAGCGCCCCGGCTGGATGTCGGCCGCGCGCACCTGGTAGGTGCTGACGAACATCTCGGCCGATTCGGCATACGCGTAACCGGCGCGCAGCGCGATGACGTTCGCTTCGGCGATGTCGGGCTTCTTCGCGAACTTCGCGCGGATGTTCTCTTCTTCGTTTTCGATCGGCCGGCTATAGAGGTACAGCATCAGGCCGAGGGCATAGTAGTTCTTGCAGCGGCCGACTTCCTTCTTCGCAATCCCGGTGTTCTTGAGGGCCTGCGCGGTCAGATCCGAGATGTCGATCGTGTAGAGCCGGAAATCGGTCAGCGTGCCGTCTTCCAGCGGATTGCTCTGGTAGCCGGCCTTCTGCAGGTTCACCTTGTTGAAGGCTCCGCTGTTGGCGATGATCATGCCGCCGTGCTTCACATCGGACAGATTGGTTTTCAGCGCCGCCGGGTTCATCGCGACCAGGACGTCGGGCGCGTCGCCGGAGGTGAAGACCTGCCCCGACGAAAATTGGATCTGATAGCCCGACACCCCGAACAGCGTGCCGGTCGGGGCGCGGATTTCGGACGGATAGTCCGGGTGCGTCGCGAAATCGTGGCCGGCTCGCGCGATCGCCTTCGAGAATTCGTTACCGGTAAGCTGCATGCCGTCGCCCGAATCCCCGACGAATCGGATGACGACACTTTTGACTTCCTCTATCGGCCGGACTGTCTGCATCCCGCAGCGGCTCGCCTCGGGCGCGTCCGCCGTCATGACTTGAGTATCCATACAAAGGCACCTGATATCCGTTATTGGAGTGCGGCGACCGAGGAACGCACGGTCGGCCGCACGTCGTTTGGCGGAATCGATTAGGCGCTTTGCAATGAGGCCGCCGATTGACCCGGCGCGCCAATTTCTTGACCGTACGTCTCACCACTCGTCGAGGCCGTGAGCCTTACGGATCGAATCCGCAACCGATCGTGGATTCCCTCGAAGTGCTCGCCCGGACTGGGTCCGGGGCAGATTTCGCTTCCCGCCGAAGCGTCTTGTGAGGGCGGATTCCCGGCGCGTGGCCCCCACCGGATGGGTGGGGAGCGGTCATCCCCTTGCGAGTCGTGGCGATGGCCTTGGCGCGTGCAGGGCGTGGCGCCGTCGCTAGCACCAAATGTCAAGGCAATGTCCCCGCAGGTCAATCGCGACCTCGCCAGAGTGCTTAACGTGGTCGCACAAAAGAACGAATCAGTGACGGAGGAGACACCGCCATGACCTGGAATGGCCTGCATTCCGGGTGCCTGCGAGCGCCCGTGAATTCTTCCGGACGGTTCATTGTTTAACGACCGGCGGAATATAAGGAAGCGCAATCATGACGACGAAGAAGGTCATCCACCTCAGCCTGATGCGGACCGACAGGCCGGACGAAATTGATGCCCTGCACGATCGACTCGAGCGCGAGGGCTACATGCGCATGATGCAGATCGGCGAGCCGCGACTTTCGGAACTGGTCGCGAAATACAAGGCCAAGGGCTACGAGGTCGAGGTCGTCCCTTACATCGACGATGGCGATGACGGCTCAGGTCCCGCTCCGATCGGTGGCTGCGGGCCGGGTTCCTGCAGTTCCGCCAGCACCGCGAGCTGCGGCTCGGGCAGTTGTGGCTCGGGGTCGTCCCCGGTGCGTCGGACAGGGCCGAGGGTCGTCGTGCCCGACGTGGGCACGATCTATGTGCGCATGAACAACGAGCCTGCCATATCTGCCTGACAAGCATTCGCCTGCCCCGCGGCAGAACATAAAAGAAGCCGGACACCGGCATTCGGAGGAGACATCCGTGGCAACCTACGTCGCTGACGCCAGCACGATCCCGTATACCCCCAGCGTGTCCCGCAGTTTCGCGTGGATCGTCTTTGCGCTGACTTTCGGACTGCTGATCTCCGACTACATGTCGCGGCAAGTGCTGAACGCAGTCTTCCCGGTGTTGAAGGCCGAATGGGGGCTGTCGGACACGCAGCTCGGTTCCTTGAACAGCATCGTTGCGCTGCTCGTCGGAATGCTCAGCTTTCCGCTGTCTGTCCTCGCCGACCGCTGGGGGCGCGTGCGCAGCATCGTGCTGATGGCGGGCCTGTGGAGCCTGGCCACGATGGCCTGTGCGCTGGCCGAGGGATACGCGCAGATGTTCGTGGCGCGGTTCTTCGTCGGCCTCGGCGAAGCGGCCTATGGCAGCGTCGGCATTGCACTGATCCTGAGCGTCTTTCCGCCCCACCTGCGTTCATCGCTGACCGCCGCCTTTATGGCCGGCGGTGCGATGGGGTCGGTACTGGGCATGGCGCTCGGCGGGGTCGTAGCCACCCATCTGGGCTGGCGCTGGGCCTTTGGCGCGATGGCGGTGTTCGGGCTCGGGCTGGTGGTGTTGTACGCCCTGATCGTCACCGAACGGCGCTTGTCGGTGGAAAGTGTCGGAGCGGCGAAAAGCGGTGCCTCCGAGTCCAAAGGCCGTATGCCCTGCCCGGGCTTGCGCAAGCTCTTCGGCGCGCTGTTTTCCTCCGTCTCGGTCGTGTGCGCCTACATCGGCAGCGGCCTGCAACTATTCGTCATGGCGTCGCTGATCGCGTGGCTCCCGAGCTACGCCAATCGCTACTATGACCTGCCCCCCGACCGGGCCGGCCTTGTGGCCGCGGCCTTCGTCCTGATCGGCGCGATCGGAATGACCTGTTGCGGGATCATCACGGACCGCCTCAGCCGCACTTTCGCGATACGCAAATGGTTGATCGCGATGGCGTACTCGGTCGCTTCCTGCGCGCTGCTGCTAGTGGGCTTTCACGTCCCGGCAGGCCCGATGCAGTTCGTCATCATCGGACTCGGCATGTTCTTCGTCGCCGGCACGACCGGCCCTGCGGGCGCGATGGTCGCAAACCTGACGCATGCGTCGATCCACGCCAGCGCGTTCGCGACGCTGACGCTCGCGAACAACCTGCTCGGGCTGGCGCCGGGGCCCTTCCTCACGGGCTTTCTCGCCGATCGCATCGGGCTGCTCCCGGCCATGCAGCTAATGCCGCTGTCCGCCGTCGCGGCGTCGGTCGCCTTTGCCGTTGGCTATCGGCATTACGAGGCGGACCTGGCGCGGATGCGCATGCTGCACCCGCACAGCCACTGATAAAAAGAGGGGTGTCCGAATCCTGGAGAGGAGGAATATCAGGTGGCCGTTGGACACCCCTGCGAAAACGCTAGCCCGCGGTCTACAGGCCGAGATTCATCTCCCTGATCTCGTCCGAAACCGCAAAGCGGGCCTTGGTGGTCTTGCGGATGTCATCGAGCGACACGCCGGGCGCGTACTCGACGAGCACGAACTCGCCGTGCGTGATGCGGAACACCGCCAGTTCGGTGACGACCATAGCCACCCGCCCCTTGGCCGTCAGCGGCAATGTGCAGCGGTCGAGGATGCGCGGCTCGCCTTCCTTCGTGCAGTGCTCCATCGCGACGATGACCTTGCGCGCACCGGTCACGAGATCCATCGCGCCGCCCATGCCCGGGACCATCTTGCCCGGCACCATCCAGTTCGCGAGATTGCCCTCCTCGTCGACCTGCAGCCCGCCCAGCACGGTGACGTCCACATGCCCGCCGCGGATCAGCGCGAAGGACATCGCACTGTCGAACATCGCAGCACCCGGCATCAGCCCGCAGGGAATGCCCCCGGCGTTGACGACCCCCGGCATCGGCTCGCCTTCGAGCGGCGCGAGGCCCAGAAAACCGTTCTCGGACTGCAAGGTGATGTGCATGCCCTGCGGCAGGTAGCGCGGTACCATGGTCGGCAACCCGATGCCGAGATTGACGACATAGCCTTCGTGGAACTCCTGGGCGACGCGCCGTGCGATCACTTCCTTTGCTTGCATGTCATTGCCCCCGGAGAACGATCTTGTCGACGAGCGCCGCCGGCGTCATCACGAGGTCGGGGTCGATCTCGCCGATCTCGACGATCTCATCGACTTCCGCGATCACGAGATCCGCGGCGAGCGCCATGATCGGGTTGAAGTTGCGCCCGGCCCGCTCATAGACGAGGTTGCCCGCGCGATCGGCGCGCTTGGCCTTCAGGATCGCGACGTCGGCGCGCAGCGGCAGCTCGACGAGAAAGCTCTTGCCGTCGACGACCATCTTGGTCTTGCCTTCCTCGACGACGGTCCCGACGCCGGTCGGGGTCAACACGCCGCCGAGCCCTGCCCCGCCGCAGCGGATGCGCTCCGCGAGCGTCCCTTGCGGCACGAGTTCGACGTCGAGCTCGCCCGCGATCATCTTCTTGCCGGTGACGGGATTCGTGCCGATATGCGACACGACCACCCGCTTCACCTGCCCGCCCGAGATCAGCGGCCCGACACCCGTCTCCGGCGCTGCCGTGTCGTTGCCGATCAGCGTGATGTCCTTGGTGCCCTGCTCGCGCAGCACCGACACCAGCCCGTCGGGCGTACCGACGGCCATGAAGCCGCCGAACATGATGCTCATGCCGTCCCGAAAGAGCGGTCCGATCTCGGACCAATCCACCTGCTTGTCCAAAGCCATTCTTCTGTCTCCTCGATGCAGACGGCACTTCCCCCTCCCGGCCCGTTCTTGTCGGGCAGGAATCGAGGCCGTCTACGTTTGTATTTTTTGGGGTCGGAGCCGTGCCGTTCAGCGCTTCAAGCTCAATGCAACCACCACAGCCCGCCCAGGATCAGCGCCGCCAGGAAGACGGTGTTCGCGGTCAGCATCGCCACCGGCCGCCATCCGACCGCCGCGAGTTGCTGGAACGAA contains:
- a CDS encoding 2-oxoacid:acceptor oxidoreductase subunit alpha, which gives rise to MDTQVMTADAPEASRCGMQTVRPIEEVKSVVIRFVGDSGDGMQLTGNEFSKAIARAGHDFATHPDYPSEIRAPTGTLFGVSGYQIQFSSGQVFTSGDAPDVLVAMNPAALKTNLSDVKHGGMIIANSGAFNKVNLQKAGYQSNPLEDGTLTDFRLYTIDISDLTAQALKNTGIAKKEVGRCKNYYALGLMLYLYSRPIENEEENIRAKFAKKPDIAEANVIALRAGYAYAESAEMFVSTYQVRAADIQPGRYRSLTGNHAAALGFVAASELAKVPLFLGSYPITPATDILHELSGLKHYNVTTFQAEDEIAGICSTIGAAYGGVLGLTTTSGPGMALKTEAMGLAVMLELPLVITNVQRGGPSTGLPTKVEQSDLLQAVYGRNGECPIPVIAARSPADCFDCAIEAFRIAVKYMTPVIFLSDGGIGNAAEPWRIPDPAALPPLDVKFRTNPDGFEPYARDEHLARAWVRPGTPEMEHRVGGLEKHFLTGNISHDPLNHQRMVEVRAAKVAGIAKDIPPLEVEGPSSGDLLIVGWGSTYGSIVQAREQAELAGKSVAHVHLRHLNPLPAELGDILARYKTVLVPELNLGQLARLLRERYLRDVIVMPKVQGKMFKVSEIYNRILELC
- a CDS encoding MFS transporter, encoding MATYVADASTIPYTPSVSRSFAWIVFALTFGLLISDYMSRQVLNAVFPVLKAEWGLSDTQLGSLNSIVALLVGMLSFPLSVLADRWGRVRSIVLMAGLWSLATMACALAEGYAQMFVARFFVGLGEAAYGSVGIALILSVFPPHLRSSLTAAFMAGGAMGSVLGMALGGVVATHLGWRWAFGAMAVFGLGLVVLYALIVTERRLSVESVGAAKSGASESKGRMPCPGLRKLFGALFSSVSVVCAYIGSGLQLFVMASLIAWLPSYANRYYDLPPDRAGLVAAAFVLIGAIGMTCCGIITDRLSRTFAIRKWLIAMAYSVASCALLLVGFHVPAGPMQFVIIGLGMFFVAGTTGPAGAMVANLTHASIHASAFATLTLANNLLGLAPGPFLTGFLADRIGLLPAMQLMPLSAVAASVAFAVGYRHYEADLARMRMLHPHSH
- a CDS encoding 3-oxoacid CoA-transferase subunit B, coding for MQAKEVIARRVAQEFHEGYVVNLGIGLPTMVPRYLPQGMHITLQSENGFLGLAPLEGEPMPGVVNAGGIPCGLMPGAAMFDSAMSFALIRGGHVDVTVLGGLQVDEEGNLANWMVPGKMVPGMGGAMDLVTGARKVIVAMEHCTKEGEPRILDRCTLPLTAKGRVAMVVTELAVFRITHGEFVLVEYAPGVSLDDIRKTTKARFAVSDEIREMNLGL
- the atoD gene encoding acetate CoA-transferase subunit alpha, with the protein product MALDKQVDWSEIGPLFRDGMSIMFGGFMAVGTPDGLVSVLREQGTKDITLIGNDTAAPETGVGPLISGGQVKRVVVSHIGTNPVTGKKMIAGELDVELVPQGTLAERIRCGGAGLGGVLTPTGVGTVVEEGKTKMVVDGKSFLVELPLRADVAILKAKRADRAGNLVYERAGRNFNPIMALAADLVIAEVDEIVEIGEIDPDLVMTPAALVDKIVLRGQ